In the Leptotrichia sp. oral taxon 212 genome, one interval contains:
- a CDS encoding GNAT family N-acetyltransferase, with amino-acid sequence MIFRKTEKKDVAGVLKIIESAKERMKNMGLDQWQNGYPDENSIMGDVDKGISYVMEENGEILGTSVLTFEREEVYENMKEGKWLSDGEYTVIHRIAVSENNKNKGVSGEILKELEKICIEKGIYSIKIDTHEDNEPMKGFLKKNGFLFCGIIYLDREPDLNAKRVTFEKILEKKEN; translated from the coding sequence ATGATTTTCAGAAAAACAGAAAAGAAAGATGTTGCAGGAGTATTGAAAATAATAGAATCTGCAAAGGAAAGAATGAAAAATATGGGGCTGGACCAGTGGCAGAATGGATATCCGGATGAAAACAGCATTATGGGGGATGTAGATAAAGGGATAAGCTATGTAATGGAAGAAAATGGAGAAATATTAGGGACATCAGTTCTTACTTTTGAAAGGGAAGAAGTGTATGAAAATATGAAGGAAGGAAAATGGCTATCAGATGGGGAATATACTGTCATTCATAGAATTGCAGTGTCAGAAAACAATAAAAATAAAGGAGTTTCAGGAGAAATTTTAAAGGAACTGGAAAAAATATGCATAGAAAAAGGAATATACAGTATAAAAATAGATACTCATGAAGATAATGAGCCAATGAAAGGATTTTTGAAAAAGAATGGATTCTTGTTCTGCGGTATTATCTACCTTGACAGGGAACCTGATTTGAATGCAAAAAGGGTAACGTTTGAAAAAATACTGGAAAAGAAGGAAAACTAA
- a CDS encoding DUF1097 domain-containing protein, whose product MVIKKLAEKYNLKRPEVKTVEGKIDGYYVNITDDNVVKKYYITFNVSGITDKKEFEKFLKELEDKNSSVWDVKHEKNYIIVEISYKKAGLSHFKELDEIIEKIIGFFKEKNYKSGCGYCGLEDAKNIEIVKIVDDRVHICENCFSKEKRRLDERREELLNTKENIFLGILGSLAGSIIGGLTNYFMVFSLVGLLTIVLSQILYNILAKKTSWFGVVFSTVTAMVCAFGGYYLKHSDGTLIINDQVYVGTGFILIVGIVLGIFMKKVSKGDYLVIEKLYKN is encoded by the coding sequence ATGGTAATTAAAAAATTAGCAGAAAAATATAATTTAAAAAGACCAGAAGTTAAAACAGTTGAAGGAAAAATAGATGGATATTATGTAAACATAACAGATGATAATGTTGTAAAAAAATACTATATTACATTTAATGTGAGTGGAATAACTGATAAAAAAGAATTTGAGAAATTTTTGAAGGAACTGGAAGATAAAAACAGTTCAGTATGGGATGTAAAACATGAGAAAAATTATATTATAGTTGAAATTTCTTATAAAAAAGCAGGTCTTAGTCATTTTAAGGAGCTGGATGAAATAATAGAAAAAATAATAGGTTTCTTTAAAGAAAAGAATTATAAAAGCGGATGTGGATATTGCGGACTTGAAGATGCTAAAAATATTGAAATAGTTAAAATTGTTGATGACAGAGTACATATATGTGAAAATTGTTTTAGTAAAGAAAAACGTAGACTTGATGAGCGTAGGGAAGAATTGTTAAATACTAAGGAAAATATATTTTTGGGAATTTTAGGTTCACTTGCAGGGTCTATTATAGGAGGACTTACTAATTATTTTATGGTATTTTCACTGGTAGGATTGCTGACAATAGTTCTAAGTCAGATACTGTATAACATACTGGCAAAAAAAACAAGCTGGTTTGGAGTGGTATTTTCAACTGTTACGGCAATGGTGTGTGCATTTGGAGGTTATTATTTAAAACATTCAGATGGAACTTTAATTATAAATGATCAGGTATATGTAGGAACAGGATTTATTTTAATTGTGGGAATAGTACTTGGAATATTTATGAAAAAAGTTTCAAAAGGAGATTATCTTGTAATAGAAAAACTATATAAAAACTAA
- a CDS encoding thermonuclease family protein → MKKQTKILKISTLKIIFLIIMLFCVNSFSANMYKVLYVSDGDTIAVKKTENNKETGNLIKVRLYGIDAPELNQDYGYASKEFLIKLIRGKTVRIEGNKNDRYGRVLGTVYYNNENINERMVATGNAWWYEKYDKKNIKLKQLQENAQKNKFGLFGRKGYVTPWEFRKMKRNRK, encoded by the coding sequence TTGAAAAAACAGACAAAAATATTAAAAATTTCAACTTTGAAAATAATTTTTTTAATAATAATGCTGTTCTGTGTGAACTCATTTTCTGCCAATATGTATAAAGTGCTTTATGTAAGTGACGGAGATACAATTGCAGTAAAAAAGACAGAAAATAATAAAGAAACAGGAAATCTGATAAAAGTCAGATTATATGGAATTGATGCACCTGAGCTGAATCAGGATTACGGATATGCAAGCAAGGAATTCCTGATAAAGCTTATACGTGGAAAAACAGTCAGAATAGAAGGAAATAAAAATGACAGATATGGAAGAGTACTAGGAACAGTTTACTATAACAATGAGAATATAAACGAAAGAATGGTTGCTACAGGAAATGCATGGTGGTATGAAAAATATGATAAGAAAAATATAAAACTTAAACAGCTTCAGGAAAATGCACAGAAAAATAAGTTTGGACTTTTTGGAAGAAAAGGATATGTTACGCCATGGGAATTTAGAAAAATGAAGAGAAATAGAAAATAG
- the obgE gene encoding GTPase ObgE, which produces MFIDESVITVISGNGGDGAATFRREKFVQFGGPDGGDGGKGGDVVFIADPNINTLVDFKSSKKFQAGNGEKGSAARCKGKSGEDLIIKVPVGTMIRDFETNRLLLDLDNPNERVIFLKGGDGGRGNIHFKSSVRKAPRIAESGREGVELKIKLELKLLADVALVGYPSVGKSSFINKVSAANSKVASYHFTTLKPKLGVVRMGDEESFVIADVPGLIEGAHEGVGLGDRFLKHIERCKLIIHIVDISGIDGREPEEDFLKINRELRNYSEKLSNKIQIVAANKIDMLYDEEKYDKFEKFVKEQGIEYVFPISVIANEGIKSVLKKAWELIQEIPREELEEEYSVEELLRENSKKEPWIIKKLEDHVFEVDGRIVDDVLRKYVFTGDDGIINFLQMMRNLGMEVELENAGVEEGDLIIIAGYEFEYVI; this is translated from the coding sequence ATGTTTATAGATGAAAGCGTAATTACTGTCATTTCAGGAAATGGCGGTGATGGAGCGGCAACCTTCAGGAGAGAGAAATTTGTCCAGTTTGGAGGACCTGATGGGGGAGATGGTGGAAAAGGTGGAGATGTAGTTTTTATTGCGGATCCTAATATAAATACACTTGTAGATTTTAAGAGCAGCAAAAAATTTCAGGCGGGAAACGGAGAAAAGGGAAGTGCTGCCCGTTGCAAGGGGAAATCAGGAGAAGATCTGATAATAAAAGTTCCTGTAGGGACTATGATAAGGGATTTTGAGACAAACAGACTTTTACTTGATTTAGATAATCCGAATGAAAGAGTTATATTTTTAAAAGGCGGAGACGGCGGAAGAGGTAACATACACTTCAAGTCTTCTGTAAGAAAGGCGCCTAGAATTGCTGAAAGCGGCAGGGAAGGTGTTGAACTGAAAATAAAGCTGGAGCTTAAACTGCTTGCGGATGTAGCTCTTGTAGGATATCCAAGTGTCGGGAAATCAAGTTTTATTAATAAAGTGTCGGCGGCAAATTCAAAGGTTGCAAGCTATCATTTTACAACGCTTAAACCTAAATTAGGTGTAGTCAGAATGGGAGATGAGGAGAGCTTTGTAATAGCTGATGTTCCTGGACTGATAGAAGGAGCTCATGAAGGTGTGGGTCTAGGTGACAGATTTCTAAAGCATATAGAAAGATGTAAGCTGATAATCCACATTGTTGATATATCCGGAATAGACGGAAGGGAGCCTGAAGAGGATTTTCTGAAGATTAACAGGGAGCTCAGAAATTACAGTGAAAAACTGTCAAATAAAATACAGATAGTGGCTGCAAATAAAATTGACATGCTCTATGATGAAGAAAAATATGATAAATTTGAAAAATTTGTAAAGGAACAGGGAATAGAATATGTGTTTCCTATCTCAGTAATTGCAAATGAAGGTATAAAATCTGTCCTGAAAAAGGCATGGGAACTTATTCAGGAAATTCCTCGTGAAGAACTGGAAGAAGAATATTCAGTTGAAGAACTGTTAAGGGAAAATAGTAAAAAAGAACCTTGGATTATAAAGAAACTGGAAGACCATGTATTTGAAGTTGATGGAAGAATAGTTGACGATGTACTTAGAAAATATGTTTTTACCGGAGATGACGGTATCATAAACTTCCTGCAGATGATGAGAAATCTGGGAATGGAAGTGGAACTGGAAAATGCCGGAGTGGAAGAGGGAGACTTAATAATAATAGCAGGATATGAGTTTGAATATGTCATATAA
- the miaA gene encoding tRNA (adenosine(37)-N6)-dimethylallyltransferase MiaA, which yields MSYNLKGLVISGPTGVGKTDMSIKLAKSLDSEIISADSSQIYRYMDIGTAKITNEEMQGIKHYMIDIIEPGEDYSVGDFEIQVNGILKEKEKKCENILLVGGTGLYIKAITDGFSNLPSKDEKLRNELEGKELEELRKILKKLDEKAYREIDICNKLRLVRAIEVCILTGGKFSELKTENVKNNNYSFMKVFLTRNREEIYERINKRVDIMISQGLEDEARKIYDKYVKLRYKISSIGYKEFFKYFDRENSLDETIEEIKRESRRYAKRQMTWFRKEKDYIIYNLSEQNENDVMKDIIGRWNKF from the coding sequence ATGTCATATAATTTAAAAGGCCTTGTAATAAGCGGGCCTACAGGTGTAGGAAAAACGGATATGTCAATAAAGCTGGCAAAATCACTTGACAGTGAAATTATTTCGGCAGATTCTTCGCAGATTTACAGATATATGGATATAGGAACTGCAAAAATTACAAATGAGGAAATGCAGGGAATTAAACATTACATGATTGATATTATAGAACCGGGAGAAGACTATTCTGTTGGAGATTTTGAAATACAGGTGAACGGTATTCTTAAAGAAAAGGAAAAAAAATGTGAGAATATTCTTCTTGTGGGAGGCACAGGTCTTTACATAAAAGCTATAACAGATGGTTTTTCAAATCTTCCTTCAAAGGATGAAAAGCTGAGAAATGAACTTGAAGGAAAAGAACTGGAAGAACTTAGGAAAATTCTGAAAAAACTTGATGAAAAGGCTTACAGGGAAATAGATATCTGTAATAAGTTAAGGCTTGTGAGGGCAATTGAGGTCTGTATTCTTACAGGCGGTAAATTCAGTGAGCTGAAAACTGAAAATGTGAAAAATAATAATTACAGTTTCATGAAGGTATTTCTGACAAGAAACAGGGAAGAAATCTATGAGAGAATAAATAAAAGGGTGGATATTATGATTTCTCAGGGACTGGAAGATGAAGCTAGAAAAATATACGATAAATATGTAAAATTACGTTATAAAATATCTTCGATAGGCTATAAGGAATTTTTTAAATATTTTGATAGGGAAAATTCCTTAGATGAAACAATAGAGGAAATAAAAAGGGAAAGCAGAAGATATGCCAAAAGGCAGATGACATGGTTTAGAAAAGAAAAGGACTATATCATTTACAATTTATCTGAACAGAATGAAAACGATGTTATGAAAGATATAATCGGGAGATGGAATAAATTTTAA
- a CDS encoding PTS sugar transporter subunit IIA has product MKRLLEYMSEDRIILNLKSQEKEEVFEEMAPLFVEDNIIDAEELEEFIEGLKEREKLTATGMQDGIAVPHAKSPSVHKIALALGISKEGINFESMDGEPSKYIFMIAAPKGTKQEHLDLLAMISELSYSEEVLEKLGKAQTKSEVIEILGNFEEE; this is encoded by the coding sequence ATGAAAAGATTACTGGAATATATGTCTGAGGACAGAATAATACTTAATTTGAAATCACAGGAGAAAGAAGAGGTTTTTGAAGAGATGGCACCTCTTTTTGTGGAAGATAATATAATAGATGCTGAAGAACTGGAGGAATTTATTGAGGGGCTGAAGGAAAGGGAAAAACTTACTGCAACAGGAATGCAGGATGGAATAGCAGTTCCGCATGCAAAATCTCCGAGTGTTCATAAAATTGCACTGGCATTAGGAATTTCGAAGGAAGGAATAAATTTTGAAAGCATGGATGGGGAGCCTTCAAAATATATATTTATGATAGCGGCACCTAAAGGAACAAAACAGGAGCATCTGGATCTTCTTGCAATGATTTCGGAGCTTTCTTACTCGGAAGAAGTTCTGGAAAAACTGGGAAAAGCACAGACAAAGTCAGAAGTGATTGAAATACTGGGGAATTTTGAGGAGGAATAA
- a CDS encoding NAD(P)H-dependent oxidoreductase, which yields MKKTMVVLAHPDMENSVVNRKWIEELQRCSNKILIHDLHKEYPNCIFNVDKEHELLENVDNVIFQFPLYWYSSPPILKKWLDDILLYGWAYGDDETANYKMKGKKIGLAVTVGGPEESYSKNGSIGFSMDEVLIPFKATIKYIGGIELPSFIFYDAVPETGDAKINESVKKYSDYVLNL from the coding sequence ATGAAAAAAACTATGGTTGTGTTGGCTCATCCGGATATGGAGAATTCAGTAGTGAATAGAAAATGGATAGAAGAGCTCCAAAGATGCAGTAATAAAATTCTTATCCATGATCTTCATAAGGAATATCCTAATTGTATTTTTAATGTTGACAAAGAACATGAACTTTTGGAAAATGTTGATAATGTTATTTTTCAATTTCCATTATACTGGTACAGCAGTCCTCCAATATTGAAAAAATGGCTTGATGATATTCTTTTATATGGATGGGCCTATGGAGATGATGAAACGGCCAATTATAAGATGAAAGGTAAAAAAATAGGATTGGCGGTTACTGTAGGAGGACCGGAAGAAAGTTATTCAAAAAATGGGAGTATAGGATTTTCAATGGATGAAGTGCTGATTCCTTTCAAGGCAACAATAAAATACATAGGCGGAATTGAACTTCCAAGCTTTATTTTTTATGATGCTGTTCCTGAAACAGGTGATGCAAAAATAAATGAAAGTGTGAAAAAATATTCAGATTATGTATTAAATCTTTAA
- a CDS encoding FAD-dependent oxidoreductase has product MKIAVIGGGAAGMMFSTQYKKANPNDEVFVFEKSQYVAWAGCPTPYYIADELSFNDVVLGTPEDFIKRGVNVKTLHKVTDIDFKNKTLNIEGNDINGIFEYDKLVIAVGAKSFVPNIDGYSENLENVFTLSHAEHAIKIKEYINDNKDKIKKAVVVGAGFIGLETAEAFNIKNLEVTVVEKADRIFPTVSENLKSEIYESIEKHGLTLKLNSGVNKIISENNIAKSVQLDNGENLDFDIALFSIGITPNIEFISSELKTENRKIIVNDKFETNLPDVYAIGDCIFNKFYHTDRNLYAPFGDVANKHGILLAKYLSGQNISWKGLLRSFATSFYDIKLAQTGLSLEEAQSLGYNAEKIEMRAMYKNSGFKDSFPIKTEIIYDKDKKVLLGGAMVGKEAVAQFIDQIAIVITLETPIEKFIEIDFAYSPTNASVWNPLLVTYRKVIK; this is encoded by the coding sequence ATGAAAATAGCAGTAATAGGTGGTGGAGCTGCAGGAATGATGTTCTCCACTCAATATAAAAAAGCAAATCCTAATGATGAGGTTTTTGTATTTGAAAAATCTCAATATGTTGCATGGGCAGGTTGTCCTACACCATATTATATAGCGGATGAACTGTCATTTAATGATGTTGTTCTGGGAACTCCTGAAGATTTCATAAAGAGGGGAGTTAATGTTAAAACATTACACAAAGTTACAGACATAGATTTTAAAAATAAAACTTTAAATATAGAAGGCAATGACATAAACGGAATATTTGAATATGATAAACTTGTCATTGCTGTCGGAGCAAAGTCTTTTGTTCCAAATATTGACGGATATTCTGAAAATCTCGAAAATGTGTTTACTCTTTCACATGCAGAACATGCAATAAAAATAAAAGAATACATCAATGACAATAAAGACAAAATTAAAAAGGCTGTTGTTGTAGGTGCAGGATTTATCGGTCTTGAGACTGCTGAAGCATTTAATATAAAAAATCTGGAAGTTACAGTTGTTGAAAAAGCTGACAGAATATTCCCTACAGTTTCTGAAAATCTAAAATCTGAAATTTATGAAAGTATTGAGAAACATGGGCTTACATTAAAACTTAATTCAGGAGTAAATAAAATTATTTCAGAAAACAATATTGCAAAATCTGTACAGCTTGATAACGGAGAAAATCTGGACTTTGATATTGCCCTGTTCAGTATTGGAATTACTCCTAACATAGAATTTATTTCTTCTGAATTAAAAACAGAAAATAGAAAAATAATTGTCAATGATAAGTTTGAAACAAACCTTCCTGATGTTTATGCTATAGGGGACTGTATTTTTAATAAATTCTATCATACAGACAGAAATCTTTATGCTCCTTTCGGTGATGTGGCAAATAAACACGGAATATTACTTGCAAAATATCTTTCAGGACAGAATATCAGCTGGAAAGGACTGCTCAGATCTTTTGCAACTTCCTTCTATGATATTAAACTTGCACAGACAGGACTTTCACTTGAAGAAGCTCAGTCATTAGGATATAATGCTGAAAAGATCGAAATGAGGGCAATGTATAAAAATTCAGGATTTAAGGATTCTTTCCCTATAAAAACAGAAATTATTTATGATAAGGATAAAAAAGTTCTTCTTGGAGGCGCAATGGTTGGAAAAGAGGCAGTTGCACAGTTTATAGATCAGATAGCAATTGTTATTACCCTTGAAACACCTATTGAAAAATTTATCGAAATAGACTTTGCTTATTCTCCAACAAATGCAAGCGTATGGAATCCGTTGCTTGTTACTTATAGAAAAGTAATTAAATAA
- the udk gene encoding uridine kinase, whose amino-acid sequence MDYQTIIVGIAGGTGSGKTSVTKAIIEDLKKSNIHSILLEQDFYYRRNDHLTYEERTLLNYDHPDSIDFDLLEKHILSLKEGHSIEKPIYDFQIHNRIDETEHIEPANLIIVEGILILAIPKIRELFDAKIFVDTDDDERLLRRMERDMKERARSFESIKNQYINTVKPMHLEFVEPSKRYADVIIPRGKDNKVGIKMVASRLRYLFNTLTKQK is encoded by the coding sequence ATGGATTATCAGACGATAATTGTAGGAATTGCGGGGGGAACAGGTTCAGGAAAGACAAGCGTGACAAAGGCTATAATAGAAGATCTTAAAAAATCCAATATTCATTCCATCCTGTTGGAACAGGATTTTTATTACAGAAGAAACGATCATTTAACTTATGAAGAAAGAACTTTATTAAATTACGACCATCCGGATTCAATAGATTTTGACCTGTTGGAAAAGCATATACTTTCCCTGAAAGAAGGGCATTCCATTGAAAAGCCCATATATGACTTCCAGATTCATAACAGAATCGATGAGACAGAGCATATTGAACCAGCTAATTTAATAATAGTTGAAGGAATTCTAATTCTTGCAATACCAAAAATAAGAGAACTTTTTGATGCAAAAATCTTCGTTGATACTGATGACGATGAAAGACTCTTACGTAGAATGGAACGTGACATGAAAGAACGTGCAAGAAGTTTTGAAAGTATAAAAAATCAGTATATCAATACTGTAAAACCTATGCACCTTGAATTTGTCGAACCTTCTAAAAGATATGCCGATGTAATTATTCCTAGAGGAAAAGACAACAAAGTCGGAATAAAAATGGTTGCAAGCAGATTGAGATATCTGTTTAATACCTTGACAAAACAGAAATAA
- a CDS encoding carboxypeptidase M32 yields the protein MQNRTNEDMKKIKEILENNTALEHAITLLSWDLETEAPALAAEKISKTLGYLTGESYSMIINDEFKKLVYGINTEELSEIDRKIIEEVKKESFEKMEKIPKDEFQKYSELRVLSVRKWEEAKRKNDYSIFKDYLKQMIEFNKKFIKYRGYTGNPYNTLLDDYEPEAAVEELDKFFDKIKNELSPFIKKVTEKEKSENELAVIEKFKNMNFDIQKQEEFSKYLLDIIKFSFEKGVLKESEHPFTTEFSNKDVRITTHYYENNLLSSIYSTIHEGGHALYEQHIGDEVADTVLGGGVSMGIHESQSRIYENMFGRSIEFIEFIYPKMDEMFNLSEKGIGKKELYKLANEVERQFIRTESDELTYPIHILIRYELEKEIFGNLDEETDVDALAVKWADKYEEYLGIRPSTYTEGILQDVHWAEGLFGYFPSYALGTAYAAQIYDAINKKVNIKEEMKKGEFNQINEILKENIHKYGKMKTPKEIIKDMTGEDFDSRYYIDYLKEKFSEIYGLDK from the coding sequence ATGCAGAACAGGACAAATGAAGATATGAAGAAAATAAAAGAAATTCTTGAAAATAATACAGCATTGGAACACGCTATAACATTATTGAGCTGGGATCTTGAAACGGAAGCTCCTGCCCTTGCTGCAGAAAAAATATCAAAAACATTGGGATATCTGACAGGAGAAAGCTACTCAATGATTATAAATGATGAATTTAAGAAACTGGTATATGGAATAAATACTGAAGAACTGTCAGAAATAGACAGAAAGATCATAGAAGAAGTGAAGAAGGAATCATTTGAAAAGATGGAAAAAATTCCTAAAGATGAGTTTCAGAAATATTCTGAACTGAGAGTACTGTCTGTAAGGAAATGGGAAGAAGCAAAAAGAAAAAATGACTACAGCATATTCAAGGATTATTTGAAACAGATGATAGAGTTTAATAAAAAATTTATAAAATACAGAGGATATACAGGAAATCCTTATAACACACTGCTTGATGACTATGAGCCTGAAGCGGCAGTGGAAGAACTGGATAAGTTTTTTGATAAAATAAAAAATGAACTGTCTCCTTTTATAAAAAAAGTGACAGAAAAGGAAAAAAGTGAAAATGAACTGGCAGTAATTGAAAAGTTTAAAAACATGAATTTTGACATTCAAAAACAGGAAGAATTTTCAAAATATTTACTGGATATTATAAAATTCAGCTTTGAAAAGGGAGTGCTTAAAGAAAGTGAACATCCTTTCACAACGGAATTCAGTAACAAGGATGTAAGAATTACTACGCACTACTATGAAAATAATCTTTTAAGTTCGATATACTCAACAATTCATGAAGGTGGACATGCCCTTTATGAACAGCATATAGGAGATGAAGTTGCTGATACCGTATTAGGTGGAGGAGTTTCGATGGGTATACATGAATCCCAGTCAAGAATTTACGAAAATATGTTTGGAAGAAGCATCGAGTTTATTGAGTTTATTTATCCAAAAATGGATGAAATGTTTAATCTTTCAGAAAAGGGTATCGGTAAGAAGGAACTTTACAAACTGGCAAATGAAGTTGAAAGACAGTTTATAAGAACGGAATCTGATGAACTGACTTACCCTATACATATATTGATAAGATATGAGCTTGAAAAGGAAATTTTTGGTAACCTTGATGAAGAAACAGATGTAGATGCACTTGCTGTAAAATGGGCAGACAAGTACGAGGAATATCTTGGAATAAGACCATCAACTTATACTGAAGGAATATTGCAGGATGTACACTGGGCGGAAGGACTATTCGGTTATTTCCCTTCATATGCATTGGGAACAGCTTATGCGGCTCAGATATATGATGCCATAAATAAAAAAGTCAATATAAAAGAGGAAATGAAAAAAGGTGAATTTAATCAGATAAATGAAATACTGAAGGAAAATATTCATAAATACGGTAAAATGAAAACTCCTAAGGAAATAATAAAGGACATGACAGGGGAAGATTTTGATTCACGATACTATATAGATTACTTGAAAGAGAAGTTTTCTGAAATTTATGGGCTGGATAAGTAG
- a CDS encoding M18 family aminopeptidase: protein MEVKSFAREVIEFIDECPSTYHVAKNCSEILEENGFERLIPQEKWHLKKGGKYYVKKSNSTVVAFTLGTDINFKKGFKIFGSHTDSPGFRIKPNPEMVIENILRLNTEVYGGPILSTWFDRPLSIAGRVVVKSDNLFLPRTVRVKIEEPLMIIPNLAIHQNREVNNGVKIDKQADTLPVLGLINSQFEKDDYLLRLIVEKMGLKKEDILDFDLYVYSIEKGCLAGANEEFISAPKIDNLASVYAGLLGLVEAEDVHDQINVFVGFDNEEIGSATKQGADSNYLLNTLERIMCSLGYGREEFLHMLNCSFLLSADGAHAAHPAHMDKTDPTNRGRINEGISIKISANQSYTSDGFSIAVVKQIIEGTDIKIQPFVNQSNERGGSTIGPISSTHLDIDAVDLGVPMLAMHSVRELCGIYDVFYLKELAKEFFNKN from the coding sequence ATGGAAGTTAAAAGTTTTGCCAGGGAAGTTATTGAATTTATTGATGAGTGTCCAAGTACATATCATGTGGCTAAAAACTGTTCAGAAATTTTAGAGGAAAATGGGTTTGAAAGGCTTATACCTCAGGAAAAGTGGCATCTGAAAAAAGGTGGAAAATATTATGTTAAAAAATCAAATTCTACAGTAGTAGCATTTACATTGGGAACTGATATAAATTTCAAGAAGGGATTTAAAATATTTGGTTCACACACAGATTCTCCAGGGTTCAGAATAAAGCCAAACCCTGAAATGGTAATAGAAAATATACTAAGACTGAATACGGAAGTGTATGGAGGTCCTATTTTAAGTACATGGTTTGACAGACCGCTTTCCATAGCGGGAAGAGTTGTAGTAAAAAGTGATAATCTGTTTTTGCCTAGAACTGTAAGAGTAAAAATAGAAGAACCTCTAATGATTATACCTAACCTTGCCATTCATCAGAACAGGGAAGTGAATAATGGAGTAAAGATAGACAAACAGGCTGATACATTACCTGTGTTAGGTCTTATAAACAGTCAGTTTGAAAAGGATGACTATTTACTCAGACTGATAGTTGAAAAAATGGGACTAAAAAAGGAAGATATACTTGATTTTGATTTATATGTGTATTCTATTGAGAAAGGATGTCTTGCAGGAGCAAACGAGGAGTTTATATCGGCACCTAAGATAGATAACCTTGCCTCTGTCTATGCAGGTCTTCTGGGACTTGTAGAAGCTGAAGATGTCCATGACCAGATAAATGTATTTGTAGGATTTGATAACGAAGAAATTGGAAGTGCGACAAAACAGGGAGCTGATTCAAATTATTTACTGAATACGCTGGAAAGAATAATGTGTTCGCTTGGATATGGAAGGGAAGAATTTTTACATATGCTGAACTGCTCATTCCTACTGTCGGCAGATGGTGCACATGCAGCCCATCCTGCACATATGGATAAGACAGATCCTACAAACAGGGGAAGGATAAATGAAGGAATATCAATAAAAATAAGTGCCAATCAGAGTTATACTTCAGACGGATTTTCGATAGCTGTAGTTAAACAGATTATAGAAGGAACTGACATAAAAATACAGCCATTTGTAAATCAGTCAAATGAAAGAGGAGGAAGCACGATAGGTCCTATTTCTTCAACTCATCTGGATATAGATGCGGTAGATCTTGGAGTACCTATGCTTGCCATGCATTCAGTAAGGGAACTTTGTGGAATATATGATGTTTTCTATTTGAAGGAACTGGCGAAAGAATTTTTTAATAAAAACTAA